The sequence CCGACCAATAACGACAATAAGGAAAGCCTGACCCCATGCAAATACAAAAGATTCTTGACAACGGCGAAATTATACGTCACCACTTCTCTTAACTTCACAATGTAACAACGTCCCCTATCACATTACATTTTCAGGAGGTAAAATGTTACTGAATTATACTGCAAAATATTCCAAAATTGCTTCTGGCTATATGGGCCAGTTAGTTGAATGGCCGGAAGTCGTAACTGAAGGCAAAGACATAGAAGAGTGCCGCATGATGGTAAGAGATGCCCTTAATGAAATGCTCCTGGCTTATAAACAACAGCGGAAGGAAATACCGATAGGAGGGGCCCTGATTGAGCAAGTTCCAGTAGAGGTTCCGGATGTCTATCAAACGACGTGATCTGATACGATACTTTGAAGAAAATGCATTTCG is a genomic window of Syntrophales bacterium containing:
- a CDS encoding type II toxin-antitoxin system HicB family antitoxin; translated protein: MLLNYTAKYSKIASGYMGQLVEWPEVVTEGKDIEECRMMVRDALNEMLLAYKQQRKEIPIGGALIEQVPVEVPDVYQTT